In the genome of Pediococcus claussenii ATCC BAA-344, one region contains:
- a CDS encoding peptide ABC transporter substrate-binding protein gives MKQRKIMVIMVTATLAVLLAACGKSKNQSMADKQVVNWSEKSELPTMDISTGTDEISFTTMSNTNEGLLRLGKDNKAEMGVAKDMKVSKDGKTYTFNLRKDAKWSNGDPVTAQDFVYSWQRTNDPKTGAQYAYLFSGIKNADQIQAQKKPVSSLGIKADGEHKLIIQLDKPISYFKLLLGFPSFFPQDKKIVEKYGSKYGTASKYQVYNGPFKLEGWTGTNLKWSMVKNNEYWDKKAVKLNRINDQAVKDPQTGLNQFQSKQLDETVLAGTQVKNLKNNRDFISRKQARNAYLEFNQTKAEFKNEKIRQAIGYAIDRKQLANDVLADGSTNPKGFVTDGLAKNPKTGEDFAKEAYIKDGVSYDLGKAKELWKQGLKEEGKKSISINLLTDDADSDTKTAEFVQNELEKLPGLKVSIQTVPYKTRLARSVKGQFDMVLTLWGADFADPITDLGLFTSDNSFNNGKWKNAEYDKLINSANNADANNPEKRWDDMVQAEKVLMKNQGVVPLFNGVIPQMMNSKIKGLVYNTAGIPYNWKNAYIEK, from the coding sequence ATGAAACAGAGAAAAATAATGGTAATTATGGTTACGGCTACACTAGCAGTTTTGTTAGCAGCCTGTGGCAAATCTAAAAATCAATCGATGGCTGATAAACAAGTTGTTAATTGGTCAGAAAAATCAGAATTGCCAACAATGGATATCTCGACTGGAACTGATGAAATTAGTTTTACCACTATGAGTAATACCAACGAAGGATTATTGCGGTTGGGGAAAGATAATAAGGCAGAAATGGGCGTTGCTAAGGATATGAAAGTATCAAAAGATGGTAAAACATATACTTTTAATCTTCGGAAAGATGCTAAGTGGAGTAATGGTGATCCTGTAACAGCACAAGACTTCGTTTACTCATGGCAACGTACGAATGATCCAAAAACGGGTGCACAATATGCATACTTATTCAGCGGAATTAAAAATGCTGATCAAATTCAGGCTCAAAAAAAACCTGTCTCAAGTTTGGGAATCAAAGCTGATGGTGAACATAAATTAATAATTCAATTGGACAAACCAATCAGTTACTTTAAATTGTTATTAGGATTTCCATCATTTTTCCCACAAGACAAAAAAATAGTTGAAAAATACGGGAGTAAATATGGTACAGCCTCTAAATACCAAGTTTACAATGGTCCATTTAAATTGGAGGGCTGGACTGGTACTAATTTGAAATGGTCGATGGTTAAAAATAATGAGTATTGGGATAAGAAAGCAGTTAAGTTAAATCGTATTAATGATCAGGCCGTAAAGGATCCCCAAACTGGTTTAAATCAATTCCAGAGCAAACAATTAGATGAAACAGTTTTGGCAGGAACACAAGTTAAGAATCTCAAAAATAACAGGGATTTTATTTCAAGAAAACAAGCTCGGAATGCTTACCTTGAGTTCAATCAAACAAAGGCAGAATTTAAAAATGAAAAAATTAGACAAGCAATTGGATATGCAATTGATCGAAAACAACTTGCTAATGATGTTTTAGCAGATGGGTCAACGAACCCCAAGGGATTTGTAACAGATGGATTAGCTAAGAATCCTAAGACGGGCGAAGATTTTGCCAAAGAAGCGTACATTAAAGACGGAGTTAGCTATGATTTAGGTAAAGCTAAAGAATTATGGAAGCAAGGTCTTAAAGAAGAAGGAAAGAAGTCAATTTCAATTAATCTGTTAACAGACGACGCTGATAGTGATACAAAGACTGCAGAGTTTGTTCAAAACGAACTTGAAAAATTGCCTGGATTAAAGGTTTCAATCCAGACAGTGCCATATAAAACAAGGTTGGCGCGTTCGGTTAAGGGGCAATTTGATATGGTATTAACATTGTGGGGTGCTGATTTTGCGGATCCAATCACTGATTTAGGGCTATTTACAAGTGATAATAGTTTTAACAATGGTAAGTGGAAGAATGCTGAGTATGATAAATTAATCAATTCAGCAAATAATGCTGATGCCAATAATCCTGAAAAACGTTGGGATGACATGGTTCAAGCAGAAAAGGTTTTGATGAAAAATCAGGGAGTTGTACCATTATTTAATGGTGTGATTCCACAAATGATGAATAGTAAAATTAAGGGACTAGTTTACAACACAGCTGGTATTCCTTATAACTGGAAGAATGCTTATATTGAAAAATAA
- a CDS encoding alpha-amylase family glycosyl hydrolase, whose product MEKWFDSAVIYQVYPKSFRDTNNDGIGDIRGIIEKLDYIKELGANTIWLNPFYVSPQVDNGYDVSNYFAVDTSMGKMSNIEELIKQVHLKEMKIIIDFVMNHTSDQHPWFQDAIKNPHSIYRNYYLWSKGHMRERPNNWGSFFGGSVWEEDPNKSDEYYFHLFDKHMPDLNWKNPEVQRSMTDIAKFWVLKGVDGLRLDAFIHISKADFEQQNLEIGQGKYPISEDFYANRYEVRTYLQSFVSELKQVNPDLYILGEAASATTSLLVDYSVRDHNLCDHVISFRIFTDQIQKVDQMPNEFCPVKLDLTKFKQNMANIESKLDGISLPVLYWSNHDIARVLSRYGNSNDPNSAKSLAIGMYLQRGVPLIYYGEELGMKNAVLSDPSEFNDQKVIELRKQTSLDEETFLKKISMVHKMAARFPMQWTENKIAKSWLKGESLNINVASEEKEQNSILNLYRKMLKVKSRELFTNGTEIILETPEEVFGYKRFFKKEEGIVLSNLGNHTQRVNIQSSKKYSVILSCGKYVVNTGEIVLGPWASVVFEKVGEK is encoded by the coding sequence ATGGAAAAGTGGTTTGATAGTGCAGTCATTTATCAGGTATATCCAAAAAGTTTTAGAGATACGAATAATGATGGCATCGGAGATATAAGGGGCATAATTGAAAAATTAGATTATATAAAAGAACTTGGAGCAAATACAATTTGGCTAAATCCTTTTTATGTGTCACCTCAAGTAGACAATGGTTACGATGTGTCGAATTATTTTGCTGTTGATACATCGATGGGAAAGATGAGCAACATTGAAGAATTAATTAAACAAGTTCATTTAAAAGAAATGAAAATAATTATTGATTTCGTTATGAATCACACTTCAGATCAACATCCGTGGTTTCAGGATGCAATTAAAAATCCACATTCAATTTATCGTAATTATTATTTATGGTCTAAAGGTCACATGAGAGAAAGGCCTAATAATTGGGGCTCTTTTTTTGGAGGAAGTGTTTGGGAGGAGGATCCAAATAAGAGTGATGAATATTATTTTCATCTTTTTGATAAACATATGCCAGATTTGAATTGGAAAAATCCTGAAGTTCAACGTTCAATGACAGATATTGCTAAGTTTTGGGTTTTAAAAGGCGTAGATGGATTAAGGTTGGATGCATTTATCCACATATCAAAGGCAGATTTTGAACAGCAAAATTTAGAAATTGGTCAAGGTAAATATCCGATATCAGAGGATTTCTATGCAAACAGATATGAAGTAAGGACGTATTTACAAAGTTTTGTTTCTGAATTAAAACAGGTTAATCCAGATTTATATATATTGGGTGAGGCTGCTTCAGCAACGACAAGTTTATTAGTGGATTATTCTGTGAGGGATCACAATTTATGTGATCATGTTATATCATTTAGAATATTTACGGATCAAATTCAGAAAGTTGATCAAATGCCGAATGAGTTTTGTCCAGTAAAACTAGATTTAACTAAATTTAAGCAAAATATGGCAAATATTGAATCTAAGTTGGATGGTATCAGCTTACCAGTACTATATTGGAGTAATCATGACATTGCACGGGTGCTTTCGAGATATGGAAATAGTAATGATCCAAATAGCGCTAAAAGTTTAGCTATTGGAATGTATCTTCAGAGGGGCGTACCGCTTATCTACTATGGTGAAGAATTAGGTATGAAAAATGCTGTGTTAAGTGATCCTAGTGAATTTAATGATCAAAAAGTCATTGAACTAAGAAAACAAACTTCTCTTGACGAAGAGACTTTTTTGAAAAAAATTAGTATGGTACATAAAATGGCAGCGAGGTTTCCAATGCAATGGACAGAAAATAAAATTGCGAAAAGTTGGCTTAAGGGGGAAAGTTTAAACATAAATGTTGCGTCCGAAGAAAAAGAACAAAATAGTATTCTAAATTTGTATAGAAAAATGTTAAAGGTTAAATCAAGGGAACTATTTACGAATGGAACAGAAATAATACTGGAGACACCAGAAGAAGTTTTTGGTTATAAAAGATTTTTTAAAAAAGAAGAAGGGATTGTCCTTAGTAATTTAGGAAATCACACGCAAAGAGTTAATATTCAAAGTAGTAAAAAGTATTCTGTTATCTTGAGTTGTGGAAAATATGTTGTAAATACTGGTGAAATTGTATTAGGTCCATGGGCTAGTGTAGTTTTTGAAAAGGTTGGTGAAAAATAG
- the celB gene encoding PTS cellobiose transporter subunit IIC: MSDNNKKGSFLQDKLMPLAGKVAASRHLVALRDGFALVMPLIIIGSVFLIISAFPIPAYLNFMTKTFGANWATVVGWATNATFSIIGMVAVIGISYQLARSYDDIDALSASIVSLAAFMLTIPLNIDKTGAAWVPLSQLGSMGLFEALLIGLFVTDAFVWMIHKNWEFKMPDTVPPAVGHAFSALIPGFVIILGMWAIRLGISFTAFHTIPNVITVILAKPLTAVGGTIWGALLAEFFVSFLWIFGIHGANVVGGIMAPIWLGQMTANANAAKEHKTLPNVVTQQFFDNFVHAGGSGETISLALMMLFLAKSDNLKAIGRLAGVPALFNINEPIIFGMPIVLNPIMAIPFVVVPLVSVVTTYLAMQYGLVGKTIGVAVPWTTPPIISGYLATGHLSGSILQLVNFLIGGAIYYPFFRIADRQALDEEAEVRAEDAAAAK; encoded by the coding sequence ATGAGTGATAATAACAAGAAGGGCAGCTTCTTGCAAGATAAATTAATGCCACTTGCTGGAAAAGTTGCTGCTTCCCGTCATTTAGTAGCGCTACGTGACGGATTTGCACTCGTTATGCCACTGATTATCATTGGTTCTGTTTTCTTGATTATCAGTGCCTTCCCAATTCCTGCCTACCTTAACTTCATGACGAAAACGTTTGGAGCTAACTGGGCTACTGTTGTTGGTTGGGCTACTAATGCTACGTTTAGTATCATTGGTATGGTTGCGGTAATTGGTATTTCATATCAGCTTGCACGCTCTTATGATGATATTGACGCTTTGTCCGCAAGTATCGTTTCACTTGCAGCATTTATGCTGACGATTCCTTTGAACATTGATAAGACTGGAGCTGCTTGGGTTCCGCTATCACAATTGGGATCAATGGGATTATTTGAAGCATTGTTAATCGGTTTATTCGTAACTGATGCCTTTGTTTGGATGATTCATAAGAACTGGGAATTTAAGATGCCTGACACAGTTCCACCTGCAGTTGGACATGCTTTCTCAGCTTTAATTCCTGGATTTGTAATTATTCTAGGAATGTGGGCAATTCGTTTAGGAATCAGCTTTACAGCTTTCCATACAATTCCAAACGTTATCACTGTAATTTTGGCTAAACCTTTGACTGCCGTTGGTGGTACAATCTGGGGTGCTTTACTTGCTGAATTCTTTGTATCGTTCCTTTGGATCTTCGGTATTCATGGTGCTAATGTTGTTGGTGGTATTATGGCACCAATCTGGTTAGGCCAAATGACTGCCAATGCTAATGCAGCTAAGGAACACAAGACATTGCCAAACGTTGTTACACAACAATTCTTTGACAATTTCGTTCATGCTGGTGGTTCTGGTGAAACAATTTCACTTGCTTTAATGATGTTGTTCTTAGCTAAATCAGATAATTTGAAGGCTATTGGTCGTTTAGCAGGTGTACCAGCTCTGTTTAATATTAATGAACCTATTATCTTTGGTATGCCAATCGTTTTGAACCCTATTATGGCTATTCCATTTGTTGTAGTTCCTTTGGTTTCCGTTGTAACGACTTACCTTGCTATGCAATATGGATTGGTGGGTAAGACAATTGGTGTTGCCGTTCCTTGGACAACTCCTCCAATTATTTCTGGTTATCTTGCAACAGGACACCTTTCAGGTTCGATCCTACAATTGGTTAACTTCTTGATTGGTGGGGCGATCTACTACCCATTCTTCAGGATTGCTGACCGTCAAGCATTGGACGAAGAAGCAGAAGTTCGTGCTGAGGATGCAGCAGCTGCAAAATAA
- a CDS encoding TIGR00730 family Rossman fold protein: protein MKKIAVYCGAASGANPVYERAAKELGEWLVANNYGLVYGGGQFGLMGAIARAVLDNGGHVDGIIPKELDARGATLKSVTNLEVVENMTVRKGRMMELADGFLALPGGPGTLEEISEVYSWSIIGDNKKPCVLYNINHYYDPLKTMYQQMTSQGFLTQQAHDKLLFSDSMDKIREFMENYQPPKIREY from the coding sequence ATGAAAAAAATTGCAGTTTACTGCGGAGCTGCTTCTGGAGCAAATCCCGTTTACGAAAGGGCTGCCAAGGAGCTAGGCGAATGGTTGGTAGCAAATAATTATGGTTTAGTGTATGGTGGCGGTCAATTTGGTTTAATGGGTGCCATTGCCAGAGCCGTTTTGGATAACGGTGGACACGTAGATGGGATTATTCCTAAAGAACTAGACGCCAGGGGCGCAACTTTGAAATCCGTTACAAATTTAGAGGTTGTGGAAAACATGACGGTTCGCAAGGGCAGGATGATGGAACTTGCTGATGGTTTTCTTGCACTACCCGGAGGACCTGGAACTTTAGAAGAAATATCTGAAGTCTACTCTTGGTCGATCATTGGTGATAACAAGAAACCATGCGTCCTTTATAATATTAATCATTACTATGATCCGCTAAAAACAATGTATCAACAGATGACCAGCCAGGGATTCTTGACACAACAGGCTCACGACAAATTATTATTTAGTGATTCAATGGATAAAATCAGGGAATTTATGGAAAATTATCAACCACCAAAGATCAGAGAATATTAA
- a CDS encoding IS3 family transposase: protein MVKNYISFWNSKRIFTKLDNQSSVDYRKSIV, encoded by the coding sequence ATGGTGAAAAACTACATTAGTTTTTGGAATAGTAAACGTATATTCACAAAATTAGATAACCAATCTTCTGTAGATTACAGAAAATCAATTGTCTAA
- a CDS encoding DUF871 domain-containing protein, whose product MGKLGVSIYPDKMSLQETKDYLDLAHKYGFKRIFTSLLQIKGDQEAVVADFKAAIEYGNSLGMETMVDINPALFKQLGVSYDDLKFFNEIGAWGVRLDEGFTGMEEARMTHNPYGLKIEVNMSRGTHYIDQIMDYSPDRSNLIGSHNFYPQRFTGLGMKYFKETSGQYRHYNLNTAAFVNAPSGTFGPWPLQDGMVSLELHRGSSLATQITHYKLLGLIDDILIANAVPSEEDLKEAADAFNATMPELRIEPSKNATDLEKKIIFESLHTYRGDKSDFVLRSTMTRVWYKDSDVPANNVVPIKKGDVLLMNNKYGQYKAETQIALQDLDNNGRINVVGHIAEGEELILDNIAPWSDFKMVLK is encoded by the coding sequence ATGGGAAAATTAGGTGTTTCGATTTATCCAGACAAAATGAGCTTACAGGAGACAAAGGATTATTTAGATTTGGCACATAAATACGGATTTAAACGTATTTTTACTTCTTTATTACAAATTAAAGGCGATCAGGAAGCAGTAGTGGCAGATTTTAAAGCCGCAATCGAATACGGAAACTCACTGGGAATGGAAACAATGGTCGATATTAATCCCGCTTTGTTTAAACAGTTGGGTGTTTCATACGATGACTTGAAGTTCTTTAACGAAATTGGTGCGTGGGGCGTCCGTCTTGATGAAGGCTTTACTGGTATGGAAGAAGCCCGCATGACGCATAATCCTTATGGACTCAAAATAGAAGTAAATATGAGTCGGGGTACACACTACATTGACCAAATTATGGATTATTCACCAGATCGTTCTAACCTAATTGGTTCGCACAACTTTTACCCACAACGTTTTACCGGATTGGGAATGAAGTATTTTAAGGAAACATCTGGTCAATACAGACATTACAACTTAAATACGGCAGCATTCGTAAACGCACCATCTGGTACATTTGGACCATGGCCATTACAGGATGGCATGGTATCACTTGAGTTACATCGCGGTTCTTCGTTAGCAACACAAATTACTCATTATAAATTACTAGGTTTGATTGATGATATTTTAATAGCAAATGCTGTTCCATCTGAAGAAGATTTAAAAGAGGCTGCTGATGCATTTAATGCAACCATGCCAGAATTGCGTATTGAACCAAGTAAAAATGCTACTGATTTGGAAAAGAAGATCATTTTTGAAAGTTTACACACATATCGTGGAGACAAGTCAGACTTCGTTTTACGAAGCACAATGACGCGTGTTTGGTACAAGGATAGTGATGTCCCAGCTAATAATGTTGTACCAATTAAAAAAGGTGATGTTTTATTGATGAATAATAAGTATGGTCAATATAAAGCTGAAACCCAAATTGCCTTGCAAGATTTAGATAACAACGGAAGGATTAATGTTGTTGGACACATCGCAGAGGGTGAAGAATTAATTCTGGATAATATTGCACCATGGAGCGATTTTAAAATGGTTTTAAAATAG
- a CDS encoding LacI family DNA-binding transcriptional regulator — MPTLNDVARLANVSKMTVSRVINHPDKVRDDLKKLVYEAMRDLDYHPNIAAKALVNNRTQIIKFLILEDIDVAEPYYMKLLVGIATQLSKMQYSLQLVTRDNIDVGNCDAFIVTGMRKKDTEWIKSFKKPVVIFGENHEGLDSVDVDNKGGTKISTKYALQKGYKKIVFIGLDREEAFEYSREAGYIETMQQLRMKPEIHRMSNHSHSSSEYIEKNWKDTIIDTCFVCGSDRLALGIERGIQKCGGDVPNDFGIIGFDGVFLNQVASPKLTTIKQPEQTMGIEVAKMVIDKVNQNNLPQGSRLFEPQLEIAKSTR, encoded by the coding sequence ATGCCGACTTTAAATGATGTTGCAAGGCTTGCTAATGTTTCTAAGATGACGGTATCGCGTGTAATTAATCATCCAGATAAAGTTAGAGATGATTTAAAGAAATTGGTATATGAGGCAATGCGCGATTTAGATTATCATCCCAATATAGCTGCTAAAGCATTAGTAAACAATAGGACACAAATTATTAAGTTTTTGATTTTGGAGGATATTGACGTTGCTGAACCTTACTATATGAAACTATTGGTTGGGATTGCCACCCAACTTTCTAAGATGCAGTATTCGTTACAATTAGTAACCAGAGATAATATAGACGTTGGAAATTGTGATGCGTTTATTGTGACAGGTATGCGGAAAAAGGATACTGAATGGATTAAATCTTTTAAAAAACCAGTTGTAATATTTGGGGAAAATCACGAAGGATTAGACTCGGTTGATGTAGATAATAAAGGTGGAACTAAGATATCGACGAAATATGCTCTACAAAAGGGATATAAAAAAATAGTTTTTATTGGTCTTGATAGGGAGGAAGCATTTGAATATTCTAGAGAAGCCGGATATATTGAGACTATGCAACAACTCAGAATGAAGCCGGAAATTCATAGAATGAGTAATCATAGTCACAGCTCTTCTGAATACATTGAAAAAAATTGGAAGGATACAATTATCGATACATGTTTTGTTTGTGGTAGTGATCGTTTAGCATTAGGAATTGAACGAGGAATTCAGAAATGTGGCGGAGACGTTCCAAATGATTTTGGAATCATTGGCTTTGATGGAGTTTTTTTGAATCAGGTTGCATCACCTAAACTAACAACTATCAAACAACCGGAACAAACAATGGGAATAGAAGTTGCAAAAATGGTAATTGATAAGGTTAATCAAAATAATCTGCCACAGGGTTCACGACTTTTTGAACCACAGTTAGAAATTGCAAAATCAACTAGATAA
- a CDS encoding DedA family protein, whose protein sequence is MQQQIMELINSYGYFGIVLLIALENIFPPIPSEIILTFAGFVTLSSNLGIIESVLAATVGAVIGAIALYAFGRILTRERLVKFVESRIGKMLHLKITDIDKAEALFSKHGHKTVFFGRCIPVIRSLVSIPAGMTKMPLHSFLLFTTLGTLIWNTVLIILGRLAGHAWTQVSSIVDSFSTVITIGIAGGLIVGAFFYYQKRVRSTK, encoded by the coding sequence ATGCAACAACAAATTATGGAACTAATCAATAGCTACGGATATTTCGGGATTGTATTATTAATCGCCCTTGAAAATATTTTTCCCCCAATTCCATCTGAGATCATTCTAACGTTCGCTGGTTTTGTAACACTTTCTTCAAATCTAGGGATCATTGAGAGTGTACTTGCTGCTACTGTAGGCGCCGTCATTGGGGCTATTGCACTATATGCATTCGGTCGTATTTTAACAAGAGAACGCCTCGTTAAATTCGTGGAAAGTCGCATCGGAAAAATGCTACATCTTAAAATCACTGATATAGATAAGGCAGAGGCCTTGTTCAGCAAACATGGTCATAAGACTGTTTTCTTCGGACGCTGCATACCTGTAATCCGAAGCCTAGTCTCCATTCCGGCTGGTATGACAAAAATGCCGTTACACTCTTTCCTACTCTTCACTACACTTGGAACCTTAATTTGGAATACAGTATTAATTATCTTAGGACGCCTAGCAGGACACGCTTGGACCCAAGTTTCTAGTATTGTTGATTCATTTTCAACAGTTATTACAATCGGTATTGCAGGTGGATTGATCGTTGGTGCGTTTTTTTATTATCAAAAGCGGGTTAGAAGTACAAAATAA
- a CDS encoding helix-turn-helix domain-containing protein, which translates to MLNRSTIHLIKTLSDHISITGICEILDISRATYYRHLNKKMNIHLQKLKVEYINFALKATFFMGIGKFTYCSLEGL; encoded by the coding sequence ATGTTAAACAGATCGACGATCCATTTAATTAAAACATTAAGTGACCATATTTCTATTACTGGGATTTGTGAAATTTTAGACATTTCTAGAGCAACGTATTATCGTCATTTAAATAAAAAAATGAATATACACTTACAGAAGTTGAAAGTCGAATACATCAACTTTGCACTCAAAGCCACTTTCTTTATGGGTATCGGAAAATTCACGTACTGCTCATTAGAAGGGTTGTAA
- a CDS encoding PLDc N-terminal domain-containing protein, whose protein sequence is MHQHPTHNHHLSKHVKQRIAPVVAFEIIGTFVALTDILKAKKFKHGSRFLWLPIIFIQPIGPWLYFVLGQAKD, encoded by the coding sequence ATGCATCAACATCCTACTCATAATCATCATTTATCAAAACATGTAAAGCAAAGAATAGCACCAGTTGTCGCGTTTGAAATTATTGGAACCTTCGTTGCGCTAACAGATATTTTAAAAGCAAAAAAATTCAAACATGGTAGTCGTTTTCTCTGGTTACCAATCATTTTTATTCAGCCAATTGGGCCTTGGCTTTATTTCGTATTAGGACAAGCTAAAGACTAA
- a CDS encoding IS3 family transposase produces the protein MHQLCTQSHFLYGYRKIHVLLIRRVVIQCSVSKIQKIMSRHGWVCRFKQKRFNKPGNLYKTFKNTIDRDWISYHPLQELTIDITYLSTIMDTFNSEIIAYQISEHPDTKLALDTLEQLT, from the coding sequence ATACATCAACTTTGCACTCAAAGCCACTTTCTTTATGGGTATCGGAAAATTCACGTACTGCTCATTAGAAGGGTTGTAATTCAGTGTAGTGTCAGTAAAATTCAAAAAATCATGTCGCGACATGGTTGGGTTTGTCGTTTTAAACAAAAACGTTTTAATAAACCGGGTAATCTATATAAAACATTCAAAAATACAATTGATCGTGATTGGATTTCATACCATCCTCTACAAGAGTTGACAATTGATATCACTTATCTATCAACAATAATGGATACCTTCAATTCAGAGATCATTGCTTACCAAATTTCTGAACATCCTGATACAAAATTAGCCTTGGACACATTAGAACAACTTACCTGA